The genomic DNA CCCCCGGGTGCTGCTCGGCCTGGGGGCGCGCAAGGGTCCCTACGAAGTGCGGGTGTATTGGCCCTCCGGTGGCGTGGAGCGCTGGCCGGAGGTCGCCGCCAACGCCTACACCCGCCTGGTGCGAGGCACCGGCGAGACGGTTTCGCCGTGAACGGTCCATTCCGCGCCGCGGTCGCCCTCCTGGCCCTCTCCTGGGCACTCGCCGCACCGCTCGCCGCCAGCGTCCCGGAGAGCCGGACCCTACCCGCCCTCGAAGGACTCGCCACCCCCGCCCTGGGGACCATGGAGCCGGCCGTTCGCGACCAGCTCACGGAACGCTTCGCTGCCCTCGACCCGCCGCCGCTCCACGGCGATCCCAAATCCCTGGCGCAGGCCTACGGAGAACTCGGTGGTTTGAGTTTTGTCTACGGCCTGGGAGAGGTCGGCGCCGTTGCCCTGCGCAACGCCCGCGCCCTCGATCCGGAGAGCTTCCGGTGGGCCTATCTCGCCGGCCTCACGGCGCAGAGCACGGGCCGTTTCGAGCAGGCGGAGGAAGCCTACGGAGCCGCTCTCACCCTCCAGCCGAACTACCCGGCGGCCCTCGTGCGCCTCGGCGAAGCACTCGTCGACCTCGGACGACCGGTGGAGGCCCGGCGGCGCTTCGAGCGGGCGCTGGAGGTCGCTCCCAATCTCGCCGCGGCCCACCGCGGGCTGGGCCGCGCGGCGGCCGCCGAGGGCGATTTCGAGGGCGCCGCGAGGCACTACGAGCGCGCATTGGAGATCCAACCGGCGGCGGCGGAGGTGCGGTTTCCTCTCGCCCAGGCCTATCGCCAGCTCGGCCGCGCGGAAGAGGCCAAGGCCCAGCTCGCCCTCTACGACCGGCAGGAGCTGATCATCCCGGACCCGGTGGTCCAGGAGATCCGGGCTCTCGCCGCCGGCTCGGCGGTTCATTTGATGCAGGGTCGCCGGGCCCGCGCACGCGGTGATTCGGAGACCGCCCTAGCCGAGTTTCAGAAGGCGGTGGAGGCCGACCCGGACCACCCGCCGAGCCTGCACGCCCTCGCCTCGATGCTGCGCCAGATGGGCGATGCAGCGGGCGCCGCCCAGACCCTGCGGCGGGCGATGAAACTCCAGCCCGGCCGGGCCACCGCGCACGTCGATCTCGCCGGCATTCTGGTGCTGGCGGAGCAGCCGCGGGACGCCGAGGCGGAGGCCCGCCGAGCCCTCGAGATCGAGCCTGATCTGGCCGAGGGCCATTTGGTGCTGGGCATCGCCCTCGCCCGCCAGCAGCGCCATGAGGACGCCCTCGAGGCCTTTGCCCGCGCCCTGGAACTCGACCCCTTGGAGCCGGAACCGCGCTTCGAGCGGGCGATGAGCCTGCTCGCCCTGCGGCGCGGCGGCCAGGCGGTGGCGGCGCTCGGCTCGGTCCTTGCCCTCGACCCGGAACATCCGGCGGCGCTGGCGAACCTCGGCGTGCTGCTCGAATCCTCGGAACCGGAAACTGCCCGCCGGCATCTCGAGCAGGCCCTGCGCCTGGCGCCGGGGCCCCAGCTCGCGGCCCGCTCTCACCTCTCCCTCGGACGCATCGCCGAGCGAGCCGGTGATTTCGAGCAGGCCGCCGAACACTACGCTTCCGCCCTCGGCGAGGACGCCGCGGCGGTTCCGGCCTACCTGCGGCTGGGCAGCACCCGAGCGCTGGCCGGCGACCCGGAGGGTGCCGTGACGGCCTACGAAGACGCCTTGAAGGCCGCCCCAGGCCTGGCCGCCCCTCGCCTGCCTCTCGCCTCCGCCTACCTGGCGACCGGCCGGCCGGCGGACGCCCGGCGCGCGCTGGAAGCGGGCCTGGAGCAAACGCCCGAGGACATCGGCCAGACCTACCTCCTCGGCCTGCTGCTGAGCGCCAGCGGAAACGCCACCGTCCGCGATCCGGCGCGCGGCCTGGAGCTGGCCCGCCGCGCCTTCGGCGAAACGCCTTCGCCGCTCTTCGGCCAGGGCCTCGCCATCGCCCTGGCCGCCGCCGGACGGTTCGAGGAGGCGGTGCGCGCCCAGCGACGCCTGATCGCCGGCCTCGCAGGGCAGGCCCCGCCCCAGGCTTTAGCCTCCGCCCGGAAACGCCTCGCCGCCTTCGAGAGCGGCGAACCGGTAACGGACCCTTGGCGCGAAGACCGATCGCTGGTGCCTCCCCCCTGGCTGCCGTTGCCCGGCACCCGCCCCTGACTTTTTCTAAGCACTGAGTGTTGCGTAGACCTGAGTGAGCAAGACACCGAGCCCGCCAGGGCTGGGCGCCCCCGACGAGGCAGCGGCAAGGCCGCCGAGGACGGGCGGCCCGCGCAGGGGTGCTGCTGAAAGATGCGCGAAGCGCTTCTTCAGAAGCGCTGCTAGAATCACCGCCGCATGGCTGATCTTGGAGTACGTCGGGAGGA from Acidobacteriota bacterium includes the following:
- a CDS encoding tetratricopeptide repeat protein, producing the protein MNGPFRAAVALLALSWALAAPLAASVPESRTLPALEGLATPALGTMEPAVRDQLTERFAALDPPPLHGDPKSLAQAYGELGGLSFVYGLGEVGAVALRNARALDPESFRWAYLAGLTAQSTGRFEQAEEAYGAALTLQPNYPAALVRLGEALVDLGRPVEARRRFERALEVAPNLAAAHRGLGRAAAAEGDFEGAARHYERALEIQPAAAEVRFPLAQAYRQLGRAEEAKAQLALYDRQELIIPDPVVQEIRALAAGSAVHLMQGRRARARGDSETALAEFQKAVEADPDHPPSLHALASMLRQMGDAAGAAQTLRRAMKLQPGRATAHVDLAGILVLAEQPRDAEAEARRALEIEPDLAEGHLVLGIALARQQRHEDALEAFARALELDPLEPEPRFERAMSLLALRRGGQAVAALGSVLALDPEHPAALANLGVLLESSEPETARRHLEQALRLAPGPQLAARSHLSLGRIAERAGDFEQAAEHYASALGEDAAAVPAYLRLGSTRALAGDPEGAVTAYEDALKAAPGLAAPRLPLASAYLATGRPADARRALEAGLEQTPEDIGQTYLLGLLLSASGNATVRDPARGLELARRAFGETPSPLFGQGLAIALAAAGRFEEAVRAQRRLIAGLAGQAPPQALASARKRLAAFESGEPVTDPWREDRSLVPPPWLPLPGTRP